In the Dolichospermum flos-aquae CCAP 1403/13F genome, TCAAGCCGCTTTGAAGCTTTTGGGCTTTTATTCAGGTGCTGTGGATGGTACATATCAACAAAGTACCATTATTGCCGTTGCCCAATTTCAGCAAGCTGCTGGCCTAAATCCCACTGGTAATGTAGATAATATCACTTGGCAAAAACTGTTTCCCAGCCCATCAAATATTATTACTTCCGCACCTAATGCTGCCAGTAGTTTTACGACTGTTCCTACCCAACCGACCAGATTCACAAAACCACCGACTACTAAACGCACCACCAATCAGCCTAATTCTAGTATTCAACCCACTCCTCTCAATCAACAAATGCCCGGTATTAAATATACTCCCCAAGGATGGCCAATTTTACATTTAGGTACAAGTGGACCGGAAGTAATTAAATTGCAAAAACAACTCAAAATCCTGGGTTTTTTAAATGGTAAAATAGATGGAGATTTCGGAAGATCCACAGAAGCCGCAGTCAAAGCTGCTCAAACTCGTTATGGTTTAAAACCTGATGGTGTTGTCGGTGGTGGTACATGGAAAGTGTTCTTGAACCGCACTTCCCAGTCACGTTAATCTTGTTCTCGTCATCAAACTATGAAGCACTTTCTTTTAACTTGGATCGGGACTGCGGTAGCATTATTAATTACGGCTAAAATTGTTCCTGGAATCATTCTCACTAGTTTTGTTGCTGCCTTAATTGCCGCTGTTGTGATTGGTTTAGTAAATGCCATTGTGCGACCAATTTTGCAGATTTTAGCATTTCCCATCACCTTAATTACTTTGGGTTTATTCACCCTGGTGATTAATGCCTTAACGCTATGGTTTGCCAGTGCCATAACTCCCGGCTATGGTTTTGAAATTCGGGGTTTTATTCCTGCTTTTTTAGGTTCAATTGTTTTATCAATTGTTTCTGGTATTATTAATCAGATTGTTAATGCAGTTGATTAAAATATCAGGTTTTCACTTTTAGCAACGGCTACTGTGATTGTTGCTGGTGCTTCTGGTAATCGGAAAATCTGTTTAGGAACTAATAACATTATTTCCTTAGATGTGATTTCTGAAGCTGCAAGAATCGCGGAAGCCTCTGCTACGCTAGATGTTCCCACTAACTTAGTAATAGTATTATTAGGATTGGGAACAAATACATTATTTAAAAGTTCCGCACTAAAGGTTTTTAAAGGTAGTTTTTCTAAGTTACAAAATTCCAATAAACCAATTTCTGAGGCTTTTTTATCAATAGTTGCAATTCCAGCTATTTCATGATATATAAGTTGATTTTCCTGAAAAACTTTTTTGATTACTAAATTAATTAATTGTTGGGAAATTCCTTTTTGACAACCAATTCCTACCCATAATTTTTTTATAACCATATTATCCACTTTCTTTGACAACACTAATAAATGGGGTTTAGAAATAGCGGGCAAGATGCCCACACTACAAGATTGATAATATTTCTCCAGAAAAATGGCAAAGGTATTGCTATTTAACTCGAACATTTTGCTTGATATCGTCCCAAAGCCATTAAAGGAAAATACTGCTGATAAAGGTGATACTTCAAATAAAAATGGCAAGGGAAGCCCGTTCCGGTAAAGTATTCTTCATCCCAAGTACCATCTAATTTTTGTGTTTCTAAT is a window encoding:
- a CDS encoding cobalamin biosynthesis protein, giving the protein MVIKKLWVGIGCQKGISQQLINLVIKKVFQENQLIYHEIAGIATIDKKASEIGLLEFCNLEKLPLKTFSAELLNNVFVPNPNNTITKLVGTSSVAEASAILAASEITSKEIMLLVPKQIFRLPEAPATITVAVAKSENLIF
- a CDS encoding phage holin family protein yields the protein MKHFLLTWIGTAVALLITAKIVPGIILTSFVAALIAAVVIGLVNAIVRPILQILAFPITLITLGLFTLVINALTLWFASAITPGYGFEIRGFIPAFLGSIVLSIVSGIINQIVNAVD
- a CDS encoding peptidoglycan-binding domain-containing protein, whose amino-acid sequence is MKFSLIASIPNYMSANSWYCLLLLTTTPALISSSAFISTAAAIKIAQVNTEVKINRPPLNLGSQGERVTELQAALKLLGFYSGAVDGTYQQSTIIAVAQFQQAAGLNPTGNVDNITWQKLFPSPSNIITSAPNAASSFTTVPTQPTRFTKPPTTKRTTNQPNSSIQPTPLNQQMPGIKYTPQGWPILHLGTSGPEVIKLQKQLKILGFLNGKIDGDFGRSTEAAVKAAQTRYGLKPDGVVGGGTWKVFLNRTSQSR